A genomic window from Silene latifolia isolate original U9 population chromosome 11, ASM4854445v1, whole genome shotgun sequence includes:
- the LOC141614277 gene encoding uncharacterized protein LOC141614277 codes for MAPFEALYGRKCRSPVCWDDRSDAVVLGPEMIQEMVEQLRRYLSDPSHVLSTEVIEVDEQLSYLETPKEILDRKVRKTMNGETALVKVLWTNHNVEEATWETELSMKESYPHLLT; via the exons atggcaccattcGAGGCACTTTATGGTAGGAAATGcaggagtcctgtgtgttgggatgatcgatcTGACGCTGTAGTTTTGGGGCCAGAGATGattcaggagatggttgaacag ttgcggaGGTACTTgagcgatccatcacatgtgttgagTACTGAGGTGATCGAGGTGGATGAGCAGTTGTCCTATCTGGAGACACCTAAGGAGATTTTGgacaggaaagtgaggaagaccaTGAATGGAGAGACAGCTTTGGTGAAAGTCTTGTGGACTAACCAcaatgttgaggaagctacatgggagactGAGCTTTCCATGAAGGAAAGCTATCCACACCTGTTAACATga